The following are encoded in a window of Paenibacillus polymyxa genomic DNA:
- a CDS encoding AbrB/MazE/SpoVT family DNA-binding domain-containing protein: MKNTGMTRPLDHLGRIVLPKELRNSMNINIGDALDFFITPEGLMIRKYTGVSCYFCGAVDHLSYFRDHLICKSCIENLKSDNPSSHLNESRPVQPKKRRSYRNQNDLLNKLKQLMQEHPNVSQKELAEMLELSQGRVSQLKKLLL, from the coding sequence ATGAAGAACACAGGAATGACACGGCCATTAGACCATTTGGGCCGCATTGTGCTGCCCAAGGAGCTGCGCAATTCTATGAATATTAATATTGGAGATGCCCTCGATTTTTTTATTACCCCAGAGGGACTGATGATTCGCAAGTATACGGGGGTTTCTTGCTATTTTTGTGGTGCCGTAGATCATTTGAGCTATTTTAGGGATCATCTGATATGTAAAAGTTGTATTGAAAATCTGAAGAGCGATAATCCTTCCAGTCATTTGAATGAATCCCGTCCTGTCCAGCCCAAGAAAAGAAGGAGTTACAGAAATCAGAATGATCTCCTGAATAAACTAAAACAGCTCATGCAGGAGCATCCTAATGTATCTCAAAAAGAATTAGCCGAAATGCTCGAACTATCCCAGGGACGCGTGTCACAGCTTAAAAAGCTACTTCTTTAA
- a CDS encoding nitric oxide synthase oxygenase — translation MEVKQQLLHEAEQFIYTCYEELGRSRDEAEARLLNIRYDIEATGTYDHTYEELEHGALMAWRNSNRCIGRLFWDKLLVRDARGASDATEVVSELLEHIRIGTNGGKIKPTLTVFRASKPGQPNIRIWNHQLIRYAGYETDQGIIGEPASVDFTNACKDMGWQGAMTPFDILPLVVEAGGRSPELFDIPEHLVMEVAIEHPELSGFASLGLRWYAVPMIADMTLEIGGIIYTAAPFNGWYMGTEIGARNFADTFRYNMLPQVAKLMGLDTTSETTLWRDRALVELNIAVLHSFKKAGVSIVDHHTAAAQFKLFEEREATAGRALTGNWTWLIPPLSPATTHIFHSSYDNRLVKPNFGVQDKPYTSRQATSTATDTVLQQKRQGCPFHSG, via the coding sequence ATGGAAGTAAAACAACAGCTTTTGCATGAAGCGGAGCAGTTTATATATACATGTTATGAGGAGCTGGGCCGAAGCCGCGATGAAGCGGAAGCCCGGCTTCTTAATATTCGTTACGACATAGAGGCTACGGGAACGTATGATCATACTTACGAAGAGCTGGAGCACGGAGCGCTCATGGCTTGGCGCAATAGCAATCGTTGCATCGGGCGCTTATTTTGGGACAAGCTTTTGGTCAGGGATGCGCGGGGCGCATCAGATGCGACGGAGGTGGTCAGCGAGCTACTGGAGCATATACGCATAGGAACGAATGGCGGTAAAATTAAGCCAACGCTTACTGTATTTCGTGCCTCCAAGCCGGGGCAGCCGAATATCCGCATCTGGAACCATCAACTCATTCGTTACGCTGGATATGAAACCGATCAAGGGATCATAGGAGAACCTGCCTCGGTGGATTTTACCAATGCTTGTAAAGACATGGGCTGGCAAGGGGCGATGACTCCTTTTGATATATTGCCACTGGTTGTGGAAGCAGGCGGACGGTCTCCAGAGCTATTTGATATTCCTGAACATTTGGTGATGGAAGTAGCCATTGAGCATCCAGAACTTTCGGGTTTCGCTTCCTTGGGATTACGTTGGTATGCCGTGCCTATGATTGCGGACATGACGCTGGAGATTGGCGGTATCATCTATACAGCGGCTCCCTTTAACGGCTGGTATATGGGAACAGAAATCGGCGCCCGTAATTTTGCGGATACCTTCCGCTATAATATGTTGCCACAGGTGGCTAAGCTGATGGGGCTGGATACGACGAGTGAAACAACGCTTTGGCGTGATCGGGCGCTAGTGGAATTGAATATTGCTGTGCTGCATTCTTTTAAAAAAGCGGGAGTCAGCATTGTCGACCACCATACCGCAGCGGCACAATTCAAGCTGTTTGAGGAACGAGAAGCCACGGCTGGGCGCGCACTGACAGGCAATTGGACATGGCTGATCCCCCCGCTATCCCCGGCGACAACGCATATTTTTCATAGTTCCTATGATAATCGGCTTGTGAAGCCGAATTTCGGAGTTCAAGACAAGCCGTATACGTCGAGACAGGCTACTAGTACAGCAACAGACACAGTGCTTCAGCAGAAGCGCCAAGGCTGCCCTTTTCATTCCGGATAA
- a CDS encoding Dps family protein, translated as MSTLNHTNAPTQEAIQELHKALNRQVATWSVLYTKLHYFHWYVKGPKFFTLHAKFEELYNEATANLDTIAERLLAIGGRPAATLKEHLQLSAIQESAGEQTADDMVKSVVADFKTITVELANGMEAAEAAQDKATEDLLNGLREAMDKHIWMLSAYLG; from the coding sequence ATGAGTACATTAAATCATACGAACGCACCTACACAAGAGGCTATTCAAGAATTGCACAAGGCATTGAATCGTCAGGTAGCTACCTGGTCTGTATTGTATACGAAACTGCATTATTTCCACTGGTATGTGAAAGGACCTAAATTCTTCACACTGCATGCTAAATTTGAAGAGCTTTACAATGAAGCAACAGCTAATCTAGATACGATTGCTGAACGTTTGTTAGCTATTGGTGGCCGTCCGGCTGCGACCTTGAAGGAGCATTTGCAACTTTCAGCTATTCAGGAGTCTGCAGGTGAGCAGACAGCTGACGATATGGTGAAGTCCGTTGTTGCTGATTTTAAAACCATCACTGTTGAACTGGCTAATGGGATGGAAGCAGCGGAAGCAGCACAGGATAAAGCGACAGAGGATCTTCTTAACGGCTTGAGAGAAGCAATGGATAAACATATCTGGATGCTGAGTGCGTATTTGGGATAA
- a CDS encoding adenine deaminase C-terminal domain-containing protein has translation MRADKMILQVKVYNSYYKTFEEGNVAILNGKFMYIGQRGLESFEAAEIVEGHGKYMIPGLIDIHLHIESTMVTPATFSYGLIRNGVTTIVPEPHEMANVFGLEGIQEMMEASKDCVADMFYGIPSSVPATPLETSGGEIGIPEIDALLQTGEMICLGEIMNYVDVIRDPESKTNRILRHVREHYPELIIEGHTPQLLDLDLHQLIYAGIGSDHTHQSIEGMKARMAAGMFIEIQEKSMTPEVMDYLIQEDVAQHFCFVTDDVMPDSFVERGHLNHIVSKAIGMGMKPEDAIYAATFTPAARMRMHDRGTIAPGKIADFVLLSDLGQFDVEQVYKDGLKVFDKFEEYHQAPIKSRFPAHFYQSVKLNPLTEQDFTVKMDVADGTHQCRIMMVKDGSTFTSERIAPAHVEQGELVWEHGEHGLIATFERYGKNGNRAYGLIGGDTIKRGAVATTYSHDNHNLLVVGHNKQDMILAANTVLSSQGGFCVVENGKVLSHLPLTVGGILTEGPLEMVAAHVKELRSALLSLGYRHYNPIMSLSTHSLPVSPALKITDHGLIDVNAGKVVSLIVEPSEMQE, from the coding sequence ATGCGTGCAGACAAAATGATTTTACAAGTTAAGGTGTATAACAGTTACTACAAGACGTTCGAAGAAGGTAATGTAGCTATACTTAATGGCAAGTTTATGTATATCGGTCAGCGTGGTCTGGAGTCTTTCGAGGCTGCTGAAATTGTCGAAGGGCATGGGAAATATATGATTCCCGGCCTGATCGACATTCATTTGCATATCGAGAGTACCATGGTGACACCGGCGACTTTTTCCTATGGGCTGATTCGCAATGGGGTAACGACGATTGTACCGGAACCGCACGAAATGGCGAATGTTTTCGGATTGGAAGGCATTCAGGAAATGATGGAAGCCAGCAAAGATTGCGTGGCTGATATGTTCTACGGCATTCCAAGCTCTGTCCCGGCAACGCCGCTCGAAACCTCAGGGGGCGAGATTGGTATTCCCGAGATTGATGCGCTACTGCAAACCGGCGAAATGATCTGTCTGGGTGAAATTATGAACTATGTGGATGTCATTCGTGATCCGGAGAGCAAGACGAATCGCATCTTACGCCATGTTCGTGAGCACTATCCGGAGCTGATCATTGAAGGCCATACGCCGCAGTTGCTTGATCTGGACCTGCATCAGTTGATCTATGCGGGAATAGGCTCGGACCATACTCACCAAAGTATTGAAGGTATGAAGGCGCGGATGGCTGCCGGAATGTTTATTGAAATCCAGGAAAAATCCATGACCCCTGAAGTGATGGACTATCTTATTCAGGAAGATGTGGCACAACATTTTTGCTTCGTAACGGATGATGTGATGCCAGACTCTTTCGTAGAGCGAGGGCATCTGAACCATATTGTAAGTAAAGCAATCGGAATGGGCATGAAGCCTGAGGATGCTATTTATGCAGCTACGTTTACTCCTGCTGCACGGATGCGAATGCATGACCGCGGAACAATTGCACCGGGAAAAATAGCTGACTTTGTACTGCTGTCCGATCTTGGTCAATTTGATGTGGAGCAAGTCTATAAGGACGGACTCAAGGTATTCGATAAGTTCGAGGAATACCATCAAGCACCGATAAAAAGCCGCTTCCCCGCCCATTTTTATCAAAGTGTGAAGCTCAATCCGCTCACGGAACAGGATTTTACGGTAAAGATGGATGTAGCTGATGGCACACATCAATGTCGTATTATGATGGTCAAGGATGGCTCTACTTTTACGAGCGAACGGATTGCACCTGCACATGTGGAGCAGGGTGAACTGGTATGGGAACATGGTGAACATGGACTCATCGCTACGTTTGAACGGTATGGAAAGAATGGCAACCGTGCTTACGGTTTGATCGGGGGAGATACGATTAAACGTGGGGCAGTGGCAACCACCTATTCGCACGATAACCATAACTTGCTGGTCGTAGGGCATAACAAGCAAGATATGATACTGGCTGCGAATACGGTTCTATCCAGCCAAGGTGGCTTTTGCGTAGTTGAAAATGGCAAGGTGCTGTCCCATTTGCCGTTAACCGTAGGCGGGATTTTAACAGAAGGACCGCTGGAAATGGTTGCGGCCCATGTGAAGGAGCTTCGTTCAGCCTTGCTGTCGCTGGGCTACCGCCATTACAATCCAATCATGTCGCTGAGTACGCATTCTTTGCCGGTCAGCCCGGCCTTGAAGATTACCGATCACGGCCTGATTGATGTAAATGCAGGCAAGGTTGTATCCTTAATCGTGGAACCTTCAGAGATGCAAGAATAA
- a CDS encoding ABC transporter ATP-binding protein, producing the protein MALLTLDRVSVAYDNQLILQDFDLQLERGQLLSLLGPSGCGKTTTLRLIAGFLEAKQGTFLFGDKDYTRVPVNKRNFGFVFQSYALFPHLSVFDNVAFGLRLRKVKEDDVKRRVMTMLDTVSLGGFEKRFPGELSGGQRQRVAIARALVIEPDLLLFDEPLSNLDANLRVNMRVEIRRIQQELGITTVYVSHDQEECFSISDQVAIMNKGNIEQLDAPSTIFKYPTTEFVARFIGFNNFLSFDERTDEGDRIRLNTGDLSFGVARNQGTAQPGARQGAIRPDDLVIRTEGNETGENELPGIIKVSTYLGRSYQYVVETAKGNFTANQEMDTPYLSGQRVTLHFPADKMVLVQ; encoded by the coding sequence ATGGCACTGCTTACTCTGGATCGCGTATCGGTCGCTTATGACAACCAACTGATCTTGCAAGATTTCGATTTGCAGCTCGAACGGGGGCAATTGCTCTCGTTGCTCGGACCGAGTGGTTGTGGCAAAACGACCACACTTCGTCTCATTGCAGGATTTCTCGAAGCTAAACAAGGAACATTTTTGTTTGGCGATAAGGATTATACTCGGGTTCCGGTAAATAAACGGAACTTCGGCTTTGTATTCCAAAGTTATGCACTCTTCCCGCATTTGTCCGTTTTTGATAATGTTGCCTTTGGTCTGCGGTTACGTAAGGTAAAGGAAGATGATGTGAAACGTCGCGTTATGACCATGCTGGATACGGTTAGCCTGGGGGGATTCGAAAAACGTTTCCCCGGTGAATTGTCAGGTGGACAGCGTCAACGTGTTGCGATTGCGCGAGCGCTTGTGATTGAACCCGATCTGCTGTTGTTTGATGAACCTCTGAGTAACTTGGATGCTAACCTGCGTGTAAATATGCGTGTGGAAATCCGCCGCATTCAACAGGAACTGGGCATCACTACTGTGTATGTATCGCATGATCAGGAGGAATGTTTTTCGATTTCTGACCAGGTTGCGATTATGAATAAGGGGAACATCGAACAATTAGATGCTCCATCGACCATTTTTAAATATCCGACGACCGAATTTGTCGCCCGTTTTATTGGGTTTAATAATTTTCTAAGCTTTGACGAGCGTACTGATGAAGGGGATCGTATTCGACTGAATACAGGCGATCTTTCGTTCGGCGTAGCGCGTAATCAGGGTACTGCCCAACCGGGTGCTCGTCAGGGCGCTATTCGCCCGGATGATTTGGTCATTCGAACAGAAGGCAACGAGACAGGGGAAAATGAGCTTCCCGGTATTATTAAAGTAAGTACTTACCTGGGGCGTAGCTATCAGTACGTGGTAGAAACGGCGAAAGGCAACTTTACGGCTAATCAGGAAATGGATACGCCTTACCTGAGTGGTCAACGGGTTACCCTGCATTTTCCGGCAGATAAAATGGTGCTGGTCCAATAA
- a CDS encoding ABC transporter permease: MREKHYGLGFFSLLVFIFLLGPLLIISVTSFEPGTVLKFPPQGFSLRWYENIFEVDLFMSTFKTSIVVSLLGNISALLIGMPAAYALSRFSFRGKDALNALFLSPLLIPGIVLGFTLLRYLIIVYHLPVYAGLLIGHTVIMLPFIIRVIASSLSNFDFAIEEAALSLGAGRLETFFKVVLPNIRSGIIAAILIAFLESFNNVDISVFMTGPGFSTLPIQMLTYVENYFDPTIAAISVMLMILTGILMFLIERLMGLSYFTKR, encoded by the coding sequence ATGCGGGAGAAACATTACGGACTAGGCTTCTTTAGCCTGCTGGTCTTCATCTTTCTGCTCGGTCCGCTGTTGATCATATCGGTCACTTCTTTCGAGCCGGGCACGGTATTAAAATTTCCTCCGCAGGGCTTTTCTTTGCGCTGGTATGAAAATATTTTTGAAGTGGATTTGTTTATGTCCACGTTCAAAACGTCCATTGTCGTCTCTCTGCTAGGAAACATCTCGGCACTGCTGATTGGTATGCCTGCCGCCTATGCACTTAGTCGCTTTTCGTTTCGCGGGAAGGATGCGCTGAATGCTTTGTTCCTTTCCCCGTTGCTTATACCGGGTATCGTTCTTGGTTTTACACTGCTGCGCTATTTGATCATTGTTTACCATTTACCAGTATATGCTGGATTATTGATCGGACATACGGTGATTATGTTGCCGTTCATTATTAGAGTCATTGCATCCAGTTTGTCTAACTTTGATTTTGCGATTGAGGAAGCAGCGCTTAGTTTGGGGGCTGGACGGCTGGAAACCTTTTTCAAGGTGGTTCTGCCCAACATCCGCTCAGGTATTATTGCGGCTATCCTGATTGCCTTTCTGGAATCATTCAACAATGTCGACATCTCCGTCTTCATGACAGGACCGGGCTTCAGCACCCTGCCCATTCAAATGCTGACTTACGTCGAAAATTATTTTGACCCGACGATTGCAGCGATTTCGGTTATGCTGATGATTTTAACCGGTATCCTGATGTTCTTGATTGAACGACTGATGGGATTGTCTTACTTCACTAAAAGGTAA
- a CDS encoding ABC transporter permease, with protein MKKTYLYWLLLPGLLFLAVFMVIPIVLTIGSTFVQNSSFTLEGYLHFFKDPYFLKILLTTLEVSVVTTLVCVLLGFPTAYYISQKAPRRKGILLALAIFPLLTSPVVRSFSWMVILGRKGLLNNVLIGLGLVDEPLNILYTPTAMIIGLVHLFLPLMIISLIGVLENIDGDLVHAAQSLGASRFSAFRKIVFPLSVPGLIIGSILVFVGSLTAYTTPALLGGKQRVIATFLYQNAMTLNDWFLASVIATIMIVITFIVVGLLNKAAHKLNPKG; from the coding sequence ATGAAGAAAACATACTTGTATTGGCTGCTGCTGCCAGGTCTGCTCTTTCTGGCGGTGTTCATGGTCATTCCGATTGTGTTGACGATCGGTTCGACCTTCGTACAGAACAGCTCATTCACCCTAGAAGGCTATCTCCATTTCTTCAAGGACCCTTATTTTCTGAAAATATTGCTGACTACGCTGGAAGTCAGTGTCGTAACGACACTCGTGTGCGTATTACTCGGCTTCCCGACGGCTTATTATATTTCGCAAAAGGCCCCGCGTCGTAAAGGTATTTTACTTGCGCTGGCTATCTTTCCCTTATTGACGAGTCCGGTGGTGCGGTCATTCAGCTGGATGGTCATTCTGGGTCGCAAGGGGCTGTTAAATAACGTGCTCATCGGTTTAGGACTTGTAGATGAGCCGCTGAATATTTTGTACACCCCGACAGCGATGATTATTGGTCTGGTTCATTTGTTTTTACCGCTGATGATTATTTCACTGATTGGTGTGCTCGAAAATATCGACGGTGATCTTGTTCATGCTGCTCAGAGCCTCGGGGCTTCCAGATTCAGCGCATTTCGTAAAATCGTATTTCCGCTGTCTGTGCCGGGCCTGATCATTGGAAGCATTCTCGTTTTCGTAGGTAGCCTGACTGCATATACGACACCAGCACTACTTGGAGGAAAACAGCGGGTTATCGCTACATTTTTGTATCAGAACGCGATGACGCTAAACGACTGGTTTTTAGCTTCTGTTATTGCAACAATTATGATTGTTATTACATTTATCGTGGTCGGTCTCTTAAATAAGGCGGCCCATAAACTCAATCCGAAGGGGTAG
- a CDS encoding nucleoside hydrolase has translation MKKVILDVDTGIDDALGILLAAKSGQLDIQAITTVCGNVSLKQATLNTCKILDLLDRPDIPVYRGAEAPLIRKGLHEHRVHGEDGIGGALSGVIPAMSASEGFAPDIIIDTVMAHRGGVTLICTGPLTNLALALLKCPELTDHVDEVIFMGGVIHGCGNITPVAEYNMYADPEAARIVFHAGFGRLIQVGLDVTRKALLTADHIARLSHPAIRNYVAESTAVYTKRYEERNGVKACALHDPLAVGVALNSRLVDTSSLYVDVETSSRICDGQTVGDVQNRLNHSPNMNVCEQVDSEAFLELFIQVLNKE, from the coding sequence ATGAAAAAGGTCATATTAGATGTAGATACGGGCATTGATGATGCGTTGGGTATTTTACTGGCCGCCAAAAGTGGTCAGTTGGATATCCAAGCGATTACTACAGTATGCGGTAATGTCTCACTTAAACAAGCAACATTGAACACATGCAAAATCCTCGACCTTTTGGATAGACCGGATATTCCGGTTTATCGGGGGGCGGAGGCTCCCTTAATACGTAAAGGTCTGCACGAGCACCGTGTCCATGGAGAAGACGGCATTGGAGGTGCATTGAGTGGAGTAATCCCAGCAATGTCTGCATCCGAAGGTTTTGCGCCGGATATCATCATCGATACCGTGATGGCTCACCGGGGGGGAGTGACGCTCATTTGCACCGGGCCGCTCACCAATTTGGCACTGGCGCTGCTGAAGTGTCCCGAACTGACGGATCACGTCGATGAGGTCATTTTTATGGGCGGTGTTATTCACGGGTGCGGCAATATTACACCTGTAGCGGAGTACAACATGTATGCTGACCCTGAAGCCGCACGCATCGTATTTCATGCAGGATTTGGTCGGTTGATACAGGTGGGACTGGATGTAACACGGAAGGCTCTGCTGACTGCCGATCATATTGCTCGTCTGTCCCATCCTGCAATTCGTAATTATGTAGCTGAAAGTACGGCTGTTTATACCAAGCGTTATGAAGAACGCAACGGGGTAAAAGCGTGTGCGCTTCATGACCCGCTTGCCGTAGGTGTCGCATTAAATTCGAGGTTAGTAGATACCTCGTCGTTGTATGTCGACGTGGAAACCTCCAGTCGTATATGTGACGGACAAACGGTGGGCGATGTGCAGAACCGCCTTAATCATAGCCCCAATATGAATGTGTGCGAACAGGTGGACAGCGAAGCTTTTCTGGAGCTGTTTATCCAGGTGCTGAATAAGGAATAA
- a CDS encoding ABC transporter substrate-binding protein encodes MKKWFKGFMAVTLASVVLAGCGSNATGGQTDGKDGSAGGKKKLVISTWGFSEDFFNKEVYEPFEKEHNVDIVVEIGNNAERLNKISQGSTDVDLIYLSDYYAQQGIQQGLFEKLDRSKVPNLNQIYDIAKAPLGEEYGPAYTVGRLGIAYNPELVKKNVTSWADLWGTEFKGNVTLPNITATAGPMMVDAASKVAGSKEFNEDQAFEKLKELSPNIVKFYSKTSEFVNMFSQQEIAGGPIMEMYFKDLQAAVPGAKFVAPSEGAYAVMNTINVVKGSDQKELAEEFINWQLSKEVQEKSAKAKVDSPVNTQVVLSGADTEGITYGTDVVNKLTKLDMKFVNDHIKAWTDRWNREVAQ; translated from the coding sequence ATGAAAAAATGGTTTAAAGGGTTTATGGCTGTGACCTTGGCATCCGTGGTACTGGCAGGTTGCGGCAGTAATGCTACTGGTGGTCAGACAGATGGAAAAGATGGCTCAGCTGGTGGGAAAAAGAAACTAGTTATTTCCACATGGGGCTTCTCCGAGGACTTTTTTAACAAAGAAGTGTACGAGCCTTTTGAAAAAGAACATAACGTTGACATTGTGGTCGAAATTGGAAATAACGCGGAACGGTTGAACAAAATCAGTCAAGGCAGCACAGACGTCGATCTGATTTATCTGTCTGATTATTATGCTCAACAGGGAATCCAACAGGGATTGTTTGAGAAGCTGGATCGCAGCAAGGTGCCGAACCTGAACCAAATTTATGATATTGCCAAAGCGCCGCTGGGTGAGGAGTATGGTCCTGCTTATACGGTCGGGCGTCTCGGTATTGCCTATAATCCGGAGCTGGTGAAAAAGAATGTGACCTCTTGGGCTGACCTGTGGGGAACTGAGTTCAAAGGAAACGTGACTTTGCCGAATATTACGGCGACTGCCGGACCGATGATGGTAGATGCAGCCTCCAAGGTAGCGGGTAGTAAGGAGTTTAATGAAGACCAAGCCTTCGAAAAACTGAAAGAGCTGAGTCCGAATATCGTTAAGTTTTATAGCAAAACGTCCGAGTTCGTGAACATGTTTAGTCAACAAGAAATTGCGGGCGGTCCGATCATGGAAATGTACTTCAAAGATTTGCAGGCGGCTGTGCCAGGAGCAAAATTTGTAGCTCCTAGTGAAGGTGCTTACGCAGTCATGAACACGATTAATGTAGTGAAGGGCTCCGACCAGAAGGAGCTGGCTGAGGAATTTATCAACTGGCAGCTGAGCAAGGAAGTTCAAGAAAAATCCGCCAAGGCGAAGGTTGATTCTCCGGTGAACACGCAGGTGGTACTGTCGGGTGCGGATACAGAAGGAATTACGTACGGTACAGATGTAGTGAACAAGTTGACCAAGCTGGATATGAAGTTCGTTAACGATCATATCAAGGCATGGACAGATCGCTGGAACCGGGAAGTAGCACAGTAA
- a CDS encoding lipase family protein — MTYTNDKTYWTIADKVYDRELTAKDSKSRILPDWKIVEPEGAMLHDTNGSGFDATVFLNEKTNQVIIGYRGTEPPNRPKWSVAMDWGTDFSDVVGGRAKTLEEVHQYYENNKTEVAKLPPQVQSAFLQYEEKYQNNQFTQAENLYDVVKKEYPSAEITTTGHSLGGAEAEYVAVRNGLTSVAYNPPSIVHLLPDDLQKKMENGDFRKTNVAYVNPKDTIGSGANDAQPHVGTTYFIDNDYKTANKAKITIPVSLPVERENKWANFFFGPKWSPIVYVPITLPMMQQDPITKFYNSVFGEATHSMDHFTFDENGNISNPLYTMDGQLVEGNPRVQAYEQMLAARAELKEVMGDLVERYGGQMGAFGQFAANALGVNILGVGQQNGRSNGGAYFVGNKNGGTIQLTPEELKHAANQMRSSLHGFSSDTRASIQLFQAHIGTSESQSLTPIAHSATATLDRINRWYQESITEIAEYIDRKGQEFTMVDQ, encoded by the coding sequence TTGACCTACACTAACGATAAAACATACTGGACCATTGCGGATAAAGTTTATGACCGGGAGTTGACTGCTAAAGATTCTAAAAGCAGAATTCTTCCTGACTGGAAGATTGTTGAACCTGAAGGAGCTATGCTGCATGATACGAACGGTTCTGGATTCGATGCGACTGTATTCCTTAACGAGAAGACCAATCAGGTGATCATCGGTTATAGGGGGACAGAACCTCCGAATCGACCCAAGTGGAGCGTGGCGATGGACTGGGGAACGGATTTCAGCGATGTCGTCGGAGGACGCGCGAAAACGTTGGAAGAAGTCCATCAATATTATGAAAATAATAAGACAGAGGTGGCTAAACTCCCACCACAAGTGCAAAGCGCATTTCTTCAATATGAGGAGAAGTACCAGAATAATCAATTTACACAAGCTGAGAATCTATATGATGTTGTAAAAAAAGAGTATCCCTCTGCTGAAATAACGACCACAGGCCATTCTCTGGGAGGAGCGGAGGCAGAATATGTGGCGGTGCGGAACGGACTGACATCAGTCGCTTATAATCCACCAAGCATTGTACATCTATTACCGGATGATCTTCAAAAGAAGATGGAAAATGGCGATTTTCGAAAGACGAATGTCGCTTATGTCAATCCGAAAGATACTATCGGTTCGGGAGCTAATGATGCACAGCCACATGTGGGCACAACCTACTTTATAGACAATGATTATAAGACGGCTAATAAAGCCAAAATCACTATTCCTGTTTCATTACCAGTCGAAAGAGAAAATAAGTGGGCTAACTTTTTTTTTGGGCCCAAATGGTCTCCCATTGTGTATGTCCCGATTACGTTGCCTATGATGCAGCAAGATCCGATTACAAAGTTCTATAATTCGGTATTTGGAGAAGCGACGCATAGCATGGATCATTTCACATTTGATGAAAACGGCAATATCAGCAATCCACTGTACACCATGGACGGTCAATTGGTGGAAGGCAATCCACGGGTGCAGGCATACGAGCAGATGCTGGCCGCGCGAGCAGAGCTCAAGGAAGTCATGGGCGATCTGGTTGAACGTTACGGTGGACAAATGGGGGCCTTCGGGCAGTTTGCTGCTAATGCACTGGGAGTGAATATCCTTGGAGTAGGACAACAGAATGGTCGCTCCAATGGCGGTGCATATTTTGTAGGCAACAAAAATGGGGGCACAATTCAATTAACACCTGAGGAGCTAAAGCATGCGGCTAACCAGATGCGTTCCAGCCTGCATGGATTTTCTAGCGATACCCGAGCATCCATCCAGTTATTTCAGGCTCATATCGGGACAAGTGAAAGTCAGTCTTTGACCCCAATTGCGCATAGTGCAACGGCAACACTGGATCGGATCAATCGTTGGTATCAGGAATCGATTACAGAGATAGCAGAGTATATCGATCGCAAGGGCCAGGAATTTACGATGGTGGATCAATAA